The Terriglobus sp. TAA 43 sequence GTGTTCTTCGTCATGGCCGGTGTGGCCACAACAGCAGAAAGAGCAAGCAGGGAACAGGCCGCAACACGCAGAGGTGAAAGAAAACGCATCGGCACGAAACTCCTTCATAGACTCGCCTCGCAATCGTCGCGAGGCGGGAAGGACGCCCGGTCTGCGGTCCCCTGCCGCAGATCTCCCGGTCCCTGAAATTTAGACGTCTGGAGCCCAAGCCGGGCAGTTTCCAGACTAAGTTACAGGCTTCCCCGGCGCAAAAATGCGGGGATATCGAGTTCGTCGTGCTCTTCTTGCGGTTCAGCAGGCGCGAGCCCCCCAAACGAGGGCACGCGGACATCCGTACGAATCGTGGTCTCTTCCACCCGAATTGTGGTTTCTTCCACCACATAAGTGCCGTCTGCCCGGCGAGGCCGAAGGAAAAAGTCGTCGTCAAAGACGCTGGCCGGCACAGGTACCAGTTCTGAGGGCTCCGTCTGAGCGTTAAACGTCTGCGGCTGCTCCGGCGCGGTGGTGTAGATCGGATTAACCGGAGCGGCAGATGGCTGCGCCTCCGCACGGAATGCCGGAACTCCCTCGGAACGAATGGGTTGCGGCTGGCTCGAGGCAGGCGCCTGCGGCATTTCGCTCTGCGGCACAAAGTTCTGCGGCTGCTGCGCTACGGGCGTGGGCGTCCCGAAGGTCGGTTGGGACACGGGGAATGTCTGCTGCGGAACCGTTCGAACAGGCGGAGTCACGGGCTGCTGCTGGGCGGGTGGCGGTGCCACATAACGTGGCTGAATCGGCGGAACGTAGCCCTGCTCTGCAGCAGCTACGGAACGGGCCGGGCCGGGTTCCAGGAGACGCTCGCGACGCTCCAGTCCGTCCTGCTTCGGCTCCTTGAAACCGGTGGCAATGACGGTGATCTTGATCTCGTCGCCCATCTTTTCATCCTGCACTGCACCGAAAATGATGTTGGCATCTTCGTGAGCAGCGTCCTGGATAAGCACAGCCGCATCATTCACTTCACTCAGCTTCAGGGACGACGAACCAGTGATGTTGATGAGAATGCCGCGTGCGCCGTCAATGGCGCCAGCCTCCAGCAGGGGCGATGCCATGGCCGCCGTGGCTGCTTCGCGTGCGCGGTTGTCGCCGCTACGGACGCCAGTAGCCATCACGGCGTATCCCATGCCTGCCATCGTCGTCTTCACGTCGGCAAAGTCGCGGTTGATGATGCCGGGAATCGTGATGATGTCCGAGATACCCTGCACGCCCTGACGAAGCACATCGTCAGCAATGCGGAACGACTCAAAGAAGCCGGCGTCTTTAGCCACTGCCAGCAGCTTCTCATTCGGAATCACAATGACCGTATCCACGGCCTCCAGCAACTCCTGCAGACCGCGCTCAGCCTGCATCATGCGGCGCTTGCCTTCAAACGAGAATGGCCGCGTCACCACGGCAACCGTAAGCGCGCCCATTTCGCTGGCCAGCGATGCAATCACCGGCGCAGCGCCAGTGCCTGTGCCACCACCAAGGCCAGTGGTCACGAACACCATGTCCGCGCCTTCCAGCGCTTCAATAATCTTGTCGGAATCTTCCAGTGCCGCACGACGGCCCACGTCCGGGTTTGCACCCGCGCCCAGCCCACTCGTGAGCTTCACACCAAGCTGCAGCTTCACCGGAGCCATGGAGGTCTTCAAAGCCTGCACGTCTGTGTTGGCTGCAATGAACTCCACGCCCTCCACACCTGCGGCGATCATGCGATTCACAGCGTTGTTGCCGCCGCCGCCTACGCCGATGACCTTAATGCGCGCGCCGCGCTGCATGTCGTCGTGGTAGTGAATTCGCAGATCTTCATCGGGCATCATGGTCGGGGACTCCTTCATTCCGGCAGGGGGAAACACACAATCGCAAATGCGAAACAGCTTTGCGCATTTGCACAATGCGCTTTCTGTGATTCTGTCACGTCAGGCAGTGAGGATGCTCGTGCAAAACCTCGCCGAATCTCGCACAGAGTTCCATACTTGATTCCTCCCATGCGATTTCTGAAAATTGAAGCCTTTGAAGTGGGCCTTACAGGAAAGACAGCCCCGAAGTTTCGCGGAATGCGTTCGTCCATGTACAGTGCGCAGTGAACACTTTCAGGCAGTTTTTCGGAGGCGTATGCAGATCAATGCGCAGGTAATACGCGCAACAGCAGTGGCCGGTCTCGGCGGCTTGCTTTTCGGTTTTGACACGGTCGTGGTTTCTGGCACCAACGCCTCTTTGACAGCGCTTTACAACCTGTCGCCCAGCGGACTCGGTTTTACTGTGGCCTCCGCGCTCGTTGGCACCGTCATTGGTGCTCTGACCGCAGGCATTCCCGGCCAGAAGCTTGGGCGTCGCGACAGCCTCCGCATCATGGCTGCGCTGTATTTCGTTGCAGCACTGGGCTGCGCCTTTGCGTGGAGCTGGCCTTCACTCATCGTCTTCCGTGTTCTTAGCGGCCTGGCTATCGGCGGTTCCAGTGTGCTGGGCCCCATGTACATTTCGGAGCTTTCACCAGCGCAATATCGCGGACGTCTGGTGGGCTTCTTCCAGGTCAACATCGTTGTGGGCGTTCTCATCGCCTACCTGTCGAACTACTCCATCGGCCTGCTGCAGCTTGGTGCAACAGAGTGGCGCTGGCAACTTGGTGTAGCGGCGATTCCTGCCGCTCTGTTTGTCATCGCGCTGTTCGGCATTCCGCGCAGCCCGCGCTGGCTGGCCATGATGGGCCGCAAGGAAGAAGCTCTGAAAGTGCTCAACCTGATTGGCGATCCCGATCCGGAAAAGCGTTACCAGCGCATTGAAGACGAAATCAACGAAGAACGAGCCGTGGCTCACATGCCGCTGTTCCGCAAGGCGCATGCGCGCGGCATCTTTGTTGCCGTAACGGTGGGCGCGTTTACGCAGTTCTCCGGCATCAACGCCATCCTCTATTACCTCAGCGACATCTTCCGTCTCGGCGGCGCTACCAGCATCTCCAGCGCAGGACAGTCTGTCGCAGTGGGCGCAACCAACCTGGTGGCAACGTTGATCGCCATGTCGTTGATCGACAAAATTGGCCGTAGGAAACTGCTGCTGACCGGTACTGTTGGTCTGGTGATCTGCCTTTTCCTGGTGGGTCTCATCTTCCACATGGACGCGCACAAGAGCCTGCTGGTCTGGTTGCTGATGGCGTACATCGCGTGCTTCGCGTTCTCGCAGGGCGCAGTGGTGTGGGTCTACATCAGCGAAGTCTTCCCCACGGCGGTTCGCGCAAAGGGACAGGCACTGGGAAGCTCATCGCACTGGATCTTCAATGCGATCATCTCGTACGCGTTCCCGGTGATGCTTCGCCGCTCCAGCGCTGCAACCTTCTGGTTCTTCTCAGCCATGATGGTGCTGGACCTGGTGCTGGTGAGCACAATGTATCCAGAGACAAGCAACGTGTCACTGGAAGATATCTCAGCGCATCTGAGCCACTAACGAAGTGTGTATGGCAATGAAGAAGGCCCGGCATTCGCCGGGCCTTCTTGCGTTATCAGCTTGTTGAAGCTTATCGATTGCGGAGTGTGTGAAAGACGATGCCAACGCTCAAAGACTGCACAGTATTGGACTTCACGCCGCCCATGCCAATGTTCTGGCCAATGCCCACTTCGGGCAGACGAACGGCCATGATCGGCAGCAGGTTGATATCCAGTCCGCCCACAACGCGGTAGGCGAAGAAGTTATCGATGCGATCACGCCGATTCCATCCGAAGAGCACTTCCCCGTAGGGCGTAAGGAAGCCCTTGTCCGCGGAGAAGCTAGCCCGAACGCCGCCCAGCGCGCCGTCCATGCGGAATGCATTCTTGCCAGACAGAACATACGAGGCGGACTTGTTGCTCTTGTAAATGTCTCCGCGCACGTCGACACCCAACAGGGCCGGTCCCATCTGCTTCCACTGGTAGTACGCGCCGCCTCCGCCGCCAATCGCGCGATCCACGCCATCGTTGTACGAGCAGGGCAGAGGAGCGTCCTTGCAGGCCACGCCCGACGCACGTTCCACGTTAACAGTGCCGTAGACGCCTATCTGGGCATTTGCATGAATCGTGACGAGTGGCAGGGCAACTGCCGCCAGAACCAGATGCAGGAACTTCAACTTCATATGCTATTGAGTTTACCTGCATGGCAGCAGGAACCGGGGAGTCCTTTAGAAGCTACCTGCAAATAGCGACTTCAGCTTCTGTTTCAGGCCCATCTCTTCGCTGGCGCGTCGCACCTGGGTGCGATGGGTGTACAGCAGCATCCCAATGGCGGTGGCGAACTCCGGTCCGGCCAGTTCCTGCGGCATCCGCGACAGCGGTACCGGCGATCCGATACGTGCGGGCGTGCGCAACAGGCTCTCTGCCACATCCAGCAGGCCAGCCAGTTTCGCGCCGCCACCGGTCAGCACGGCACCTGTGCCAAGCGCTTCCAAAACACCGCCCTGGCGAAGATTGTCGCGCAGCATGGTGAACAACTCGCGCGCACGCGGTTCCAGAATCTCTGCCAGAAAACGTTGGCGGACAAGGCGTGGCGCGGTTGATCCGCCCGTAGACAGGTTGCCACCCACTTCAATCTCGTTCAGCGAAGGCACGCTGGTCACAACGCAGTTGCCATAGATCAACTTCAACTGCTCAGCCTCTTCCGTGCTCACATGCAGGCCCACGGCAAGATCATTCGTAAAGTGATCGCCACCGATGGGCAGCACAGCCGTATGCGCGACGGATCCCTCAAAGAACACCACCATTTCCGTGGTGCTGGCGCCTATATCCGCAAGGCAAACGCCCAGCTCACGCTCATCTGCACTCAGAACGGACTCAGCGGAAGCGATGCCTTCGTAGACCGTATCCACCACTTCCAATCCCGCGCGATTGGCGCACGTCACGACGCTCTGCGCCACGCCACCGCTGCACGTCGACAGGTGAAGATTCACCTCCAGCTTGGTGCCCACCATCCCAATCGGATCGTGAATGCCGGGCTGGTCATCCAG is a genomic window containing:
- the ftsA gene encoding cell division protein FtsA; this encodes MKEKNDNLITVLDAGSQKSCVLVAELQDGVLRYRGHGIERSKGMRKGLIAELGPAADAINRAALTAERMTRIGIETAVVGIGGTHVKGINSRGGISMGSRMREITREEVRAAVDRARSVALPADREILHLLPQEFILDDQPGIHDPIGMVGTKLEVNLHLSTCSGGVAQSVVTCANRAGLEVVDTVYEGIASAESVLSADERELGVCLADIGASTTEMVVFFEGSVAHTAVLPIGGDHFTNDLAVGLHVSTEEAEQLKLIYGNCVVTSVPSLNEIEVGGNLSTGGSTAPRLVRQRFLAEILEPRARELFTMLRDNLRQGGVLEALGTGAVLTGGGAKLAGLLDVAESLLRTPARIGSPVPLSRMPQELAGPEFATAIGMLLYTHRTQVRRASEEMGLKQKLKSLFAGSF
- the ftsZ gene encoding cell division protein FtsZ, with the protein product MMPDEDLRIHYHDDMQRGARIKVIGVGGGGNNAVNRMIAAGVEGVEFIAANTDVQALKTSMAPVKLQLGVKLTSGLGAGANPDVGRRAALEDSDKIIEALEGADMVFVTTGLGGGTGTGAAPVIASLASEMGALTVAVVTRPFSFEGKRRMMQAERGLQELLEAVDTVIVIPNEKLLAVAKDAGFFESFRIADDVLRQGVQGISDIITIPGIINRDFADVKTTMAGMGYAVMATGVRSGDNRAREAATAAMASPLLEAGAIDGARGILINITGSSSLKLSEVNDAAVLIQDAAHEDANIIFGAVQDEKMGDEIKITVIATGFKEPKQDGLERRERLLEPGPARSVAAAEQGYVPPIQPRYVAPPPAQQQPVTPPVRTVPQQTFPVSQPTFGTPTPVAQQPQNFVPQSEMPQAPASSQPQPIRSEGVPAFRAEAQPSAAPVNPIYTTAPEQPQTFNAQTEPSELVPVPASVFDDDFFLRPRRADGTYVVEETTIRVEETTIRTDVRVPSFGGLAPAEPQEEHDELDIPAFLRRGSL
- a CDS encoding sugar porter family MFS transporter; translated protein: MQINAQVIRATAVAGLGGLLFGFDTVVVSGTNASLTALYNLSPSGLGFTVASALVGTVIGALTAGIPGQKLGRRDSLRIMAALYFVAALGCAFAWSWPSLIVFRVLSGLAIGGSSVLGPMYISELSPAQYRGRLVGFFQVNIVVGVLIAYLSNYSIGLLQLGATEWRWQLGVAAIPAALFVIALFGIPRSPRWLAMMGRKEEALKVLNLIGDPDPEKRYQRIEDEINEERAVAHMPLFRKAHARGIFVAVTVGAFTQFSGINAILYYLSDIFRLGGATSISSAGQSVAVGATNLVATLIAMSLIDKIGRRKLLLTGTVGLVICLFLVGLIFHMDAHKSLLVWLLMAYIACFAFSQGAVVWVYISEVFPTAVRAKGQALGSSSHWIFNAIISYAFPVMLRRSSAATFWFFSAMMVLDLVLVSTMYPETSNVSLEDISAHLSH